The proteins below come from a single Micropterus dolomieu isolate WLL.071019.BEF.003 ecotype Adirondacks linkage group LG05, ASM2129224v1, whole genome shotgun sequence genomic window:
- the si:ch211-212d10.2 gene encoding Rieske domain-containing protein isoform X1, whose protein sequence is MASGSGDEEGSADGVSWRLIGPVSGLSNKRCRLMYSSHGYESDVCLFYVKGEFFAMDARCSHSGKASVPKCIIAISKGGPLCEGDIEEADGVLQVFCPWHDYDFNLRTGKSGSSLQQQVYEVKLEDGNVYVKHASRLSLQPFPADQKS, encoded by the exons ATGGCCTCTGGCTCCGGAGATGAAGAGGGAAGCGCGGATGGCGTTTCATGGAGACTCATAGGCCCGGTATCGGGGCTTTCCAACAAGCGCTGCCGTTTAATGTACTCCTCCCACGGCTACGAGTCTGACGTCTGCCTATTCTACGTGAAGGGGGAGTTTTTTGCCATGGATGCTCGCTGTTCACATTCCGGTAAAGCCTCAGTACCCAAATGTATTATCGCGATCTCTAAAG GCGGCCCTCTGTGTGAGGGGGACATTGAGGAGGCTGATGGGGTCCTGCAAGTCTTTTGCCCCTGGCACGACTATGACTTCAACCTCAGAACTGGGAAGTCAGGCTCCTCCTTACAG caacaAGTGTATGAGGTCAAGCTGGAGGATGGCAACGTGTACGTGAAACACGCCAGTCGTCTCTCCTTGCAGCCTTTTCCTGCGGATCAGAAGAGTTGA
- the si:ch211-212d10.2 gene encoding Rieske domain-containing protein isoform X2, with product MASGSGDEEGSADGVSWRLIGPVSGLSNKRCRLMYSSHGYESDVCLFYVKGEFFAMDARCSHSGGPLCEGDIEEADGVLQVFCPWHDYDFNLRTGKSGSSLQQQVYEVKLEDGNVYVKHASRLSLQPFPADQKS from the exons ATGGCCTCTGGCTCCGGAGATGAAGAGGGAAGCGCGGATGGCGTTTCATGGAGACTCATAGGCCCGGTATCGGGGCTTTCCAACAAGCGCTGCCGTTTAATGTACTCCTCCCACGGCTACGAGTCTGACGTCTGCCTATTCTACGTGAAGGGGGAGTTTTTTGCCATGGATGCTCGCTGTTCACATTCCG GCGGCCCTCTGTGTGAGGGGGACATTGAGGAGGCTGATGGGGTCCTGCAAGTCTTTTGCCCCTGGCACGACTATGACTTCAACCTCAGAACTGGGAAGTCAGGCTCCTCCTTACAG caacaAGTGTATGAGGTCAAGCTGGAGGATGGCAACGTGTACGTGAAACACGCCAGTCGTCTCTCCTTGCAGCCTTTTCCTGCGGATCAGAAGAGTTGA